A genomic region of Alistipes megaguti contains the following coding sequences:
- a CDS encoding DUF2284 domain-containing protein, with amino-acid sequence MTKEYIIENFTANISVDEYISRFRDEKRFVEFCKQCPNYGNSWGCPPFDFDTGEFLRQYEYAHLMATKIIPVEKNIPIDRTQELIKPERLRIERELLEMEHRYGGRAFAYVGKCLYCPDSECARKCNRPCLHPDKVRPSLEAFGFDMTRTLSELFGIELLWGKDGILPEYLVIVSGLFHNSAENIISHTKRNQDSGNL; translated from the coding sequence ATGACTAAGGAATATATCATAGAGAATTTCACAGCAAATATCAGCGTGGACGAATATATTTCACGCTTCCGGGACGAAAAACGTTTTGTCGAATTTTGCAAACAATGCCCCAACTACGGTAATAGTTGGGGATGCCCGCCGTTCGATTTCGATACCGGAGAATTTCTGCGCCAATATGAATATGCCCACCTGATGGCCACGAAAATAATTCCGGTCGAGAAAAATATTCCGATAGACAGAACGCAGGAATTGATTAAACCGGAACGGCTCAGGATAGAAAGGGAATTGCTGGAAATGGAGCACAGATACGGAGGTCGGGCATTCGCCTATGTAGGAAAATGCCTATACTGTCCCGATTCCGAATGCGCCCGCAAATGCAACCGTCCTTGCCTGCATCCGGACAAAGTACGTCCCTCGCTTGAAGCATTCGGGTTCGATATGACACGAACACTCTCGGAACTTTTCGGGATAGAGCTGCTTTGGGGAAAGGATGGTATTCTACCGGAATATCTTGTGATTGTAAGCGGATTATTTCATAATTCGGCAGAAAATATTATCAGTCATACGAAGCGTAATCAGGATTCAGGAAACCTATAA
- a CDS encoding TonB-dependent receptor, which translates to MTYTKYLLFSILVVCPSVLSAQGITRRIHQIDEVTVWGKRPMKEIGVQKTKFDSLALKENIALSMADILTFNSSVFVKSYGRATLSTVAFRGTSPSHTQVTWNGMRINNPMLGMTDFSTIPSYFIDQASLLHGTSSVNETGGGLGGLVKLGTAPEVAEGFNAQYVQGIGSFKTFDEFARFTYGSERWHVSTRAVYSSSPNDYKYTNHDKKINIYDEDKNIVGQYHPKERNRSGAFKDLHLLQEVYYNTGKGDRFGLNAWYINSNRELPMLTTDYGDATDFENRQREQTFRSVLSWDHMKSNWKLGVKGGYIHTWMAYDYKREVAPDNWASMTRSRSKVNTFYGQAEGEYSLDKKWFFTANVSAHQHLVRSEDKNIILQDGGKAIVGYDKGRVELSGSVSAKWQPIDRLGMSVVLREEMYGSDWIPLIPAFFIDGIISPKGNVMLKASISRNYRFPTLNDLYFLPGGNPNLKNEQGFSYDAGVSFDVGKKGIYKLSGGANWFDSYIDDWIIWLPTTKGFFSPRNVKKVHAYGVEVKANFAVQPAKDWLIDLNGSYSWTPSINEGEKMSPADQSVGKQLPYVPKHSASLTGRLSWRTWAFLYKWAFYSERYTMSSNDYTLTGHLPEYFMSNVSLEKNLFFKPVDIQLKFAVNNLFNEDYLSVLSRPMPGINFEFFIGITPKFGKNKKKSENTNM; encoded by the coding sequence ATGACATATACAAAATATTTACTTTTCTCAATATTGGTTGTCTGTCCATCCGTGCTGTCTGCGCAGGGAATCACCCGGCGTATTCACCAGATAGACGAGGTGACCGTATGGGGCAAACGGCCGATGAAGGAAATCGGCGTGCAGAAGACGAAGTTCGATTCACTCGCACTGAAAGAAAATATCGCCCTCTCGATGGCGGACATCCTGACGTTCAACTCGTCCGTGTTTGTCAAGAGCTACGGCCGCGCCACGCTCTCGACCGTCGCCTTCCGAGGCACGTCGCCCAGCCATACGCAGGTGACGTGGAACGGGATGCGCATCAACAACCCCATGCTCGGCATGACCGACTTCTCCACCATTCCGTCCTACTTCATCGACCAGGCATCGCTGCTGCACGGTACTTCATCGGTGAACGAAACGGGCGGTGGACTGGGCGGTCTGGTCAAACTCGGCACGGCTCCTGAAGTCGCTGAAGGGTTCAACGCCCAGTACGTGCAGGGCATCGGCTCGTTCAAGACCTTCGATGAGTTCGCCCGCTTCACCTACGGAAGTGAGCGGTGGCACGTCTCCACCCGTGCGGTCTATTCTTCCTCGCCTAACGATTACAAGTACACCAACCACGACAAAAAGATAAACATCTACGACGAGGATAAGAACATCGTCGGACAGTATCACCCGAAAGAGCGCAACCGCTCCGGGGCGTTCAAGGACCTGCATTTGCTTCAGGAAGTGTATTACAATACCGGGAAAGGCGACCGTTTCGGGCTGAACGCCTGGTATATCAACTCCAACCGGGAACTTCCGATGTTGACGACCGACTATGGAGATGCAACCGACTTCGAGAACCGCCAGCGAGAACAGACGTTCCGCAGCGTCTTGTCCTGGGATCACATGAAAAGCAACTGGAAACTCGGCGTGAAAGGCGGTTACATACACACATGGATGGCCTACGACTACAAGCGTGAGGTCGCACCTGACAACTGGGCGTCGATGACCCGCTCCCGCAGCAAGGTAAACACGTTTTACGGTCAGGCGGAGGGAGAGTATTCTTTGGATAAAAAATGGTTTTTCACCGCCAATGTATCGGCACACCAGCATTTGGTACGGAGCGAGGACAAGAACATCATCTTGCAGGACGGTGGCAAGGCCATCGTGGGCTATGACAAGGGGCGCGTGGAACTCTCCGGCTCCGTATCCGCCAAGTGGCAGCCGATAGACCGCTTGGGTATGTCGGTGGTACTGCGGGAAGAGATGTATGGTTCCGATTGGATTCCACTCATTCCGGCTTTCTTCATTGACGGTATCATTTCCCCGAAAGGAAATGTGATGCTGAAAGCATCCATATCGCGTAACTACCGTTTCCCAACTCTGAACGACCTATACTTTTTGCCGGGAGGTAATCCCAACCTGAAAAACGAACAAGGTTTCAGTTATGATGCCGGGGTGAGTTTCGATGTCGGCAAGAAAGGCATTTACAAGTTGAGCGGCGGTGCGAACTGGTTCGACTCCTACATCGACGACTGGATTATCTGGCTGCCCACCACCAAGGGCTTCTTCTCGCCCCGCAACGTAAAGAAGGTCCACGCCTACGGCGTCGAGGTCAAAGCGAACTTCGCCGTGCAGCCGGCGAAAGATTGGCTCATCGACTTGAACGGGTCCTATTCGTGGACACCCTCCATCAATGAAGGTGAGAAGATGTCGCCTGCTGACCAGTCAGTGGGCAAGCAGTTACCCTACGTGCCGAAGCACTCCGCATCGCTGACCGGACGGTTGTCGTGGCGGACTTGGGCGTTCCTTTACAAATGGGCGTTCTACTCGGAACGTTACACCATGTCGAGCAACGACTATACGCTGACAGGACACCTGCCCGAATATTTCATGAGCAATGTCTCGTTGGAGAAAAACCTGTTTTTCAAACCGGTGGACATCCAGTTAAAATTCGCCGTCAACAACCTCTTCAACGAGGACTACCTTTCGGTACTCTCGCGCCCCATGCCCGGCATCAACTTCGAGTTCTTCATCGGCATTACCCCGAAGTTCGGGAAAAACAAGAAAAAGTCCGAAAATACAAATATGTAA
- a CDS encoding ABC transporter substrate-binding protein, protein MKALKNLSLLLLLVLAFTGCHNKSSKLADFNRTVYTPEYASGFDIKGADGKKSVLVTVTNPWQGADSITTNLFIARDDEEVPADFTGQMLKGDAERIVCMSSTHIAMLDAIGETGRVVGVSGIDYISNPDIQARRDSVGDVGYEGNINYELLLSLDPDLVLLYGVNGASSMEGKLKELDIPFMYVGDYLEESPLGKAEWLVALSEVIGKRAEGEKVFAEIPVRYNVLKKKVADNILDAPSVMLNTPYGDSWFMPSTESYVARLIKDAGGDYIYKKNTGNASAPIDLEEAYLLASQADMWLHVGMANTLDELKAACPKFIDTRCFRGGQVYNNNARTNAAGGNDYYESAVVNPDLVLRDLVKIFHPELVEEDFVYYKQLK, encoded by the coding sequence ATGAAAGCATTAAAGAATTTAAGCCTGCTGTTGCTACTTGTATTGGCATTCACAGGCTGCCACAATAAAAGTTCAAAACTCGCCGATTTCAACCGAACGGTCTATACACCTGAATACGCTTCGGGGTTTGACATAAAAGGTGCAGACGGCAAAAAGAGCGTATTGGTTACCGTCACGAACCCTTGGCAGGGCGCCGACAGCATCACTACGAACCTGTTCATTGCCCGTGATGACGAAGAGGTTCCGGCGGATTTCACCGGTCAGATGCTCAAGGGGGATGCCGAGCGCATCGTCTGCATGTCCTCGACCCATATCGCCATGCTCGACGCAATCGGCGAAACGGGACGCGTAGTCGGCGTGTCAGGCATCGACTACATCTCCAATCCCGACATTCAGGCACGGCGGGACAGCGTTGGAGATGTGGGCTACGAAGGGAACATCAATTACGAACTGCTGCTCTCGCTTGACCCCGACCTCGTGTTGCTTTACGGCGTGAACGGGGCAAGCTCGATGGAGGGTAAGCTCAAAGAGTTGGATATCCCGTTCATGTATGTCGGCGATTACCTCGAAGAGTCTCCGCTGGGCAAAGCCGAATGGCTGGTGGCACTTTCGGAGGTTATCGGAAAACGGGCGGAGGGCGAAAAAGTATTCGCGGAAATCCCCGTCAGATACAATGTCCTGAAAAAGAAAGTAGCGGACAATATCCTCGACGCTCCGTCAGTCATGCTCAACACGCCTTACGGCGACAGCTGGTTCATGCCCTCGACCGAAAGCTATGTCGCCCGGTTAATCAAAGATGCCGGAGGCGATTACATCTACAAGAAGAACACAGGAAACGCTTCCGCGCCCATCGACCTCGAAGAGGCGTATCTGCTGGCCTCGCAAGCCGATATGTGGCTGCATGTGGGGATGGCGAACACGCTTGATGAACTGAAAGCCGCATGCCCGAAGTTCATCGACACCCGCTGTTTCCGTGGTGGACAGGTCTATAACAACAACGCCCGCACCAATGCTGCTGGCGGCAACGACTACTATGAGTCGGCGGTCGTAAATCCCGACCTTGTGCTGCGAGACCTCGTGAAGATATTCCACCCCGAACTGGTCGAGGAAGATTTCGTCTATTACAAGCAACTGAAATAG
- a CDS encoding ABC transporter ATP-binding protein, producing the protein MIKLHDFSIGYGERTLLCEVETTIEKGRLTALIGRNGTGKSTLLRAIAGLNRRYTGRILLDGHNAADMRAAEMARTLAFVTTERTRIANLKCKDVVAIGRAPYTNWIGKMQEVDKEIVMRSLASVGMEAYAERTMDKMSDGECQRIMIARALAQDTPIILLDEPTSFLDMPNRYELCTLLARLAHEENKCILFSTHELDIALSLADAIALIDPPQLSYMPTEEMRRSGCIERLFRNNCVTFDATTGFIKVGQ; encoded by the coding sequence ATGATAAAGTTACACGATTTTTCCATAGGCTACGGCGAGCGCACCTTGCTCTGCGAGGTGGAAACCACCATAGAAAAGGGCAGGCTGACTGCCCTTATCGGGCGCAACGGCACGGGCAAATCGACACTGCTTCGAGCCATCGCCGGACTGAACCGCCGTTATACCGGCCGAATCCTGCTCGACGGGCATAACGCCGCCGATATGCGAGCAGCAGAAATGGCCAGAACGCTGGCATTCGTCACGACCGAGCGCACACGCATCGCCAATCTCAAATGCAAGGATGTCGTGGCTATCGGCCGCGCACCCTATACCAACTGGATTGGAAAGATGCAGGAGGTCGACAAGGAGATCGTCATGCGGTCGCTCGCCTCGGTGGGCATGGAGGCTTATGCGGAGCGCACGATGGACAAGATGTCGGACGGCGAGTGCCAGCGCATCATGATCGCACGGGCGTTGGCGCAGGATACGCCGATTATCCTGCTCGACGAACCCACCTCGTTTCTCGATATGCCCAACCGCTACGAATTGTGTACACTGCTGGCACGGCTGGCGCATGAAGAAAACAAGTGCATCCTTTTTTCCACGCACGAGCTGGATATCGCCCTCTCGCTTGCCGATGCGATAGCCCTTATCGACCCACCCCAGTTGTCGTATATGCCGACCGAAGAGATGCGCCGGAGCGGCTGCATCGAGCGGCTGTTCCGAAATAATTGTGTGACGTTCGATGCCACGACAGGATTCATAAAAGTGGGACAATGA
- the mobV gene encoding MobV family relaxase yields MADQKQVLDVKVSKGITTAQSNEHLRDRSERAEKYAMNKGNYDPTRKHLNFEIAPGGKVRPIDTSRNIPERMADILERRGIKDPNEGLAEPKYRTVVNFIFGGSRKRMHELAFGTQKVDFEKDADNIHIKRESDIERWAKDVYSFVSGKYGEQNIAAFIVHLDELNPHVHCTLLPIKDGRFAYKEIFAGKDKFEYSARMKQLHTDFFTEVNTRWGMSRGTSISETGARHRTTEEYRRMLSEECTTIEENISRHQKVLADLQSDIRLAERRVKGLTTMVDNLEKSKAEKEALLSAAEQDLKANKGDAEQLAAQVKSLEKELAGINRQLADKQEKLQTADRQLAELKENMDAIEERTGELKEEAYKYSHDVHSKVDTLLKDVLLENVVGEYRNVSAQMDVAERQLFDGSLVQSIAEQGTDVMHCATMLFLGMVDDATTFAETRGGGGGGSDLKWGRDEDEDNRAWALRCMRMASRMMRPAIGKKPKR; encoded by the coding sequence ATGGCAGATCAAAAACAGGTACTTGATGTGAAGGTGTCGAAAGGCATCACCACAGCCCAAAGTAACGAACACTTGCGTGATCGCAGTGAAAGGGCGGAAAAGTACGCTATGAATAAGGGGAATTACGACCCCACACGCAAACACCTGAACTTCGAGATTGCACCCGGAGGCAAGGTACGTCCCATCGACACGAGCCGCAACATTCCCGAACGGATGGCGGACATATTGGAGAGGCGTGGAATCAAAGACCCCAACGAAGGACTGGCAGAACCGAAGTACCGCACGGTGGTGAACTTCATTTTCGGCGGTTCCCGTAAGCGGATGCACGAACTCGCATTCGGCACGCAGAAAGTGGATTTCGAGAAAGATGCGGACAATATCCATATCAAAAGAGAAAGCGATATTGAACGCTGGGCGAAAGACGTCTATTCATTCGTGAGTGGCAAATATGGCGAGCAGAACATCGCCGCATTCATCGTACACCTTGACGAATTGAATCCGCACGTCCACTGTACGCTCCTGCCAATCAAAGACGGTCGCTTTGCGTACAAGGAAATATTCGCCGGTAAGGACAAGTTTGAATACAGCGCAAGGATGAAACAGCTTCATACCGACTTTTTCACCGAAGTCAATACAAGGTGGGGAATGTCGAGAGGAACAAGCATATCCGAAACAGGCGCACGGCACAGGACTACCGAAGAATACCGCCGTATGCTATCGGAAGAATGTACGACCATCGAGGAAAATATCAGCCGTCATCAAAAAGTTCTGGCTGACCTCCAATCGGACATCCGTCTGGCAGAGCGCAGGGTCAAGGGGCTTACGACAATGGTCGATAACCTTGAGAAGTCGAAAGCCGAAAAAGAGGCCCTGCTATCGGCAGCCGAACAGGATTTGAAAGCGAACAAGGGTGATGCTGAACAATTAGCCGCACAAGTGAAAAGTCTGGAAAAAGAACTGGCCGGAATCAACAGGCAACTGGCAGATAAGCAGGAGAAGTTACAGACGGCTGACCGGCAGCTTGCCGAGCTGAAAGAGAACATGGATGCCATTGAGGAACGTACCGGGGAACTCAAGGAGGAAGCCTACAAATACTCCCATGATGTACATTCCAAAGTGGACACGTTGCTCAAGGATGTCCTGCTGGAAAATGTGGTCGGCGAGTATAGGAACGTATCGGCACAGATGGACGTGGCGGAACGGCAACTGTTCGACGGCTCGCTCGTCCAGTCCATAGCGGAACAAGGTACAGACGTGATGCACTGCGCGACGATGCTGTTTCTCGGTATGGTCGATGATGCCACCACTTTTGCCGAAACTCGTGGCGGCGGAGGTGGCGGCAGCGACCTGAAATGGGGACGCGACGAGGACGAGGACAACCGTGCATGGGCACTCCGCTGCATGAGGATGGCGAGCCGCATGATGCGCCCGGCCATTGGCAAGAAACCCAAACGGTAA
- a CDS encoding OmpA family protein, protein MTKQIFFILAVLCTLQAQASVQPVQVDTVQHTPYYNVSEERQPIQPVYLDGVVLPASRTGNWFVSIAGGTSAFLGTPLGCEDLFGRLKPSYSFAVGKWFTPSVGARINYSGVQFKDGTLSNQDYHHIHADLLWNVLGCRYARQEQVRWNLAPFAGVGLLHNASNGNNPFTVSYGVQGEYRISKRVSAMLELSGTTTFQDFDGYGRPNRLGDHMVSLTAGFTFHLGKVGWKRAVDATSYIRQNEWLVDHANILSGENKRYKDWYDRNRRTVAELKKILEIEGLLDKYGHLVNDDETDRRQGYPRNNYSGLNSLRARLKNRHWDGISPLDSASIGYGNNGDDAEKPGIIVSERTELIQAGNCIGSPVYFFFNLNTAHLTDASQMLNLDELARVAKKYGLSLRVTGAADSSTGTPVLNGSLSTSRADYIVAELKKRGIPIERIVKVSRGGIADHVPVEVNRHTKVELFF, encoded by the coding sequence ATGACGAAACAGATCTTTTTTATATTGGCCGTGCTTTGCACGTTGCAGGCGCAGGCAAGTGTACAACCCGTACAGGTGGATACTGTACAACATACACCGTACTATAATGTCTCGGAGGAACGGCAACCGATACAGCCCGTCTATCTTGACGGAGTGGTACTTCCGGCATCCCGGACTGGCAACTGGTTTGTCAGCATTGCCGGGGGTACGTCCGCCTTTCTCGGCACACCTCTCGGCTGCGAAGACCTCTTCGGACGCTTGAAACCCTCGTACAGTTTCGCAGTCGGAAAATGGTTCACTCCGTCCGTCGGCGCACGTATCAATTACAGCGGTGTGCAGTTCAAAGATGGAACATTGTCCAATCAGGACTACCACCATATCCATGCGGATCTGCTGTGGAATGTCCTTGGCTGCAGATATGCCCGGCAAGAACAGGTACGCTGGAATCTTGCTCCCTTTGCCGGTGTCGGCCTGTTGCACAATGCCTCTAACGGGAATAATCCCTTTACTGTTTCGTATGGCGTACAGGGAGAATATCGGATTTCCAAACGAGTAAGTGCCATGTTGGAACTCTCCGGCACGACCACCTTTCAGGACTTCGATGGTTACGGACGCCCGAACCGCCTCGGCGACCACATGGTATCGCTGACCGCCGGTTTCACGTTTCATCTCGGAAAGGTCGGTTGGAAACGCGCGGTTGATGCGACATCTTACATTCGTCAGAATGAGTGGCTCGTGGATCATGCCAATATCTTATCCGGAGAAAACAAGCGTTATAAAGACTGGTACGACCGCAACCGACGGACGGTCGCAGAATTGAAGAAAATTCTGGAAATAGAAGGATTGCTTGACAAGTACGGTCATCTGGTTAATGACGATGAGACCGACCGCCGTCAAGGTTATCCCAGAAATAATTACAGCGGATTGAACTCACTACGGGCAAGATTGAAAAACCGGCATTGGGATGGAATCTCGCCGCTTGATTCTGCAAGTATTGGATATGGCAACAACGGAGATGATGCCGAGAAACCGGGCATAATCGTCTCTGAAAGGACGGAACTCATACAAGCCGGGAATTGCATCGGGTCGCCTGTCTATTTCTTTTTTAACCTCAATACGGCGCACCTGACGGATGCTTCCCAAATGCTTAACCTTGATGAACTGGCTCGCGTGGCCAAGAAATACGGATTATCCTTGAGAGTAACCGGTGCGGCCGACAGTTCGACTGGAACTCCTGTGCTTAATGGTTCATTAAGTACATCGAGAGCGGATTATATCGTTGCAGAATTGAAAAAGCGTGGCATACCGATCGAACGCATCGTCAAGGTAAGCAGAGGCGGCATAGCCGACCATGTACCGGTCGAAGTCAACAGGCATACGAAAGTAGAGTTGTTCTTTTAG
- a CDS encoding glutaminyl-peptide cyclotransferase, which produces MTYHQLKYLLWSVVVGVTLSLTSCMKWDYGDAVEDFNATGAGLFITNEGNFQYGNATLSYYDPATKQVQNEIFFRANGMKLGDVAQSMTIYDNKGWVVVNNSHVIFAIDLNTFKEVGRIENLTSPRYIHFLSDEKAYVTQLWDNRIFIINPKKYEITGYIQVPDMTMESGSTEQMVQYGKYVYCNCWSYQNRIIKIDTETDQVVDELKVGIQPTSLVMDKYNKMWTVTDGGYEGSPYGYEAPSLYRIDAETFTVEKQFKFKLGDWPSEVQLNGDRDKLYWINKAIWSMDVTASHVPVRPFLEYSGTIYYGLTVNPANGEVYIADAIDYQQQGMIYRYSPEGKLIDEFYVGIIPGAFCWK; this is translated from the coding sequence ATGACCTATCACCAATTGAAATATCTGCTATGGAGCGTAGTTGTCGGAGTGACACTATCCTTGACATCCTGCATGAAGTGGGACTACGGCGATGCCGTGGAAGATTTCAACGCCACGGGAGCCGGACTGTTCATCACCAACGAGGGCAACTTCCAGTACGGCAATGCTACCTTGTCCTATTACGACCCGGCAACCAAACAGGTGCAGAACGAAATCTTCTTCCGTGCCAACGGCATGAAACTCGGCGACGTGGCACAGTCGATGACCATCTACGACAACAAGGGCTGGGTCGTGGTGAACAACTCCCACGTGATTTTCGCCATCGACCTGAACACCTTCAAGGAGGTAGGACGCATCGAGAACCTGACCTCACCGCGCTACATTCATTTCCTAAGCGACGAAAAAGCATACGTCACCCAATTGTGGGACAACCGCATCTTCATCATCAACCCGAAGAAATACGAAATTACCGGCTATATTCAAGTGCCGGACATGACGATGGAAAGCGGCTCGACGGAGCAAATGGTGCAGTACGGCAAATACGTCTATTGCAACTGCTGGAGTTACCAGAACCGCATCATCAAAATCGACACCGAAACCGATCAAGTAGTCGATGAACTGAAGGTCGGCATACAACCGACATCGCTGGTCATGGACAAGTACAACAAAATGTGGACGGTGACCGACGGCGGTTATGAGGGCAGCCCCTACGGTTACGAAGCCCCGTCGCTCTACCGCATCGATGCCGAGACCTTCACCGTGGAGAAGCAGTTCAAGTTCAAGTTGGGCGACTGGCCCTCGGAGGTGCAGCTCAATGGCGACAGGGACAAACTCTACTGGATCAACAAGGCCATTTGGAGCATGGACGTGACAGCCAGCCATGTGCCGGTACGTCCGTTCCTCGAATACAGCGGCACGATTTATTACGGACTGACGGTAAACCCCGCCAACGGAGAAGTGTACATCGCCGATGCCATCGATTACCAGCAGCAGGGCATGATATACCGCTACTCGCCCGAAGGGAAATTGATAGATGAATTTTATGTCGGGATTATCCCCGGTGCATTTTGTTGGAAATGA
- a CDS encoding transposase, which produces MKNKLRHIYHIIFITKRQEMTIPMTTKGMILDQMVQIFTRKGCHVYACNAFLNHVHILVEIPSPTDFAKIINKVKSSTGVVYRKYPEYADFSGWAAGFDSFSVSFNDLNRVKHHIEKQETVHQELSFEDEYDQLLEENGFNAYQDFMRASFSAYAAVNNHIKNKRK; this is translated from the coding sequence ATGAAGAATAAATTGCGGCATATATACCATATTATTTTCATCACGAAAAGACAGGAGATGACGATTCCAATGACAACCAAAGGAATGATTCTCGATCAGATGGTACAAATTTTCACAAGGAAAGGCTGTCATGTCTATGCCTGCAATGCTTTTCTCAATCATGTTCATATACTTGTAGAGATACCATCTCCCACGGACTTCGCAAAGATTATCAATAAAGTAAAAAGTTCTACAGGCGTTGTCTATCGAAAATATCCGGAATATGCGGATTTTTCAGGATGGGCAGCCGGATTTGATTCGTTTAGCGTGTCATTCAATGATCTGAATCGGGTAAAACACCACATTGAGAAACAAGAGACGGTTCATCAGGAACTTTCATTCGAGGACGAATACGACCAACTGCTTGAAGAAAACGGATTCAATGCCTATCAAGATTTTATGCGGGCATCATTCTCTGCATATGCTGCGGTAAATAACCATATTAAAAACAAAAGGAAATGA